A segment of the Aridibaculum aurantiacum genome:
ATCATGCCCATACCCGTTTCTATACATCCTTCATCTATATCAAACTTTGGTGTGTGCACATTATGTACTATTCCCTTTTCTTCATTGCGCACGCCAAGCCTAAAGAAACAACCCGGTACTACATGCGTGTAATATCCAAAGTCTTCGGCGCCCATGCGAAGCTCTGTTTCTTCTACATTTTCTTTACCTAAATAGTCGTTGGCTAATTGCCAGCCCGCTTCAGTTAATGCAGGGTCATTGTCTACAAAGGGATAACCTACATCAATATGGATGTCTGCTTCAGCACCCATAGCATGCACCAGTTCTACCGTTTGCTTCTTTATCAGTTCATGTGCATGATAACGCCATTCTTCATCCATGGCTCTGAAGGTGCCCATAAGTTTTACTTCGCTTGGAATAACATTAGTAGTGTGGCCGCCCTGGATACTGCAGATAGAAAGTACAGAAGGTGAAGTAGGATTGTTGTTGCGGCTGATGATCTGCTGCAGGCTTACAATAAGGTGCGATGCAATAAGAATGGTATCGGATGTGAGATGTGGCGCTGCTGCATGGCCGCCCTTACTTTTGATGGTGATGTAGATCTCATCTGCACTGGCCATCACTCTGCCTTTCCTAAAACTTAATTTACCTAAAGGCAAACCCGGGTGAACATGCAATCCAAAAATGCCATGCGGTTTTGGATCTTCAAGTGCACCTTCTTTTATCATATAGCTTGCTCCTCCAGGGTTCTTTTCTTCACCCGGTTGAAAGATCAGTTTAACTGTTCCTTCCCAATCATCCTTTGTTTCCTTTAAAATCTTTGCTGCGCCTAACAAGCAGGTGGTATGTACGTCATGTCCACATGCATGCATCACTCCTGCATGTTTGGATTTATACAATGCCTCGCTCTCTTCATTTATAGGCAGCGCATCCATATCGGCGCGTAAAGCTATTATCCTGCTTGATGGATTCTTACCTTCTATAATTCCTACTACACCGGTTGTGGCTTTTATTTCAAAAGGTATATTCCACTCGCTTAGCTTTTGCTGGATGAATTTACTTGTCTCAAACTCTACATAGCTCAGCTCCGGGTGTGCATGTAAGTGATTGCGCACTTCTACAAACTCTGCATGGTACTGCTTCGCAAGTGCTTTTATAGTACTGGATAACATGAAGTGAAGATAAGAGGAAAAGAAAAAGCACGAATGTTATAGCAGGTCTTCGTCCTCTACTGGCGTATATTCTATAAGGTCCTGAACAATATAAATTCCACGATTAGGATACAGTGCAGCAAGTATTTTACGCAGGTCCATCGCTTCTTTTTGCGTTAGGAAATTTCCAATACGCACCCTGAAGTTTGGCGACTGGTAAAGCAGGTACGACTTCTGGTCAGGAAAACGACGTAGCAGGTCAGATTTCACACTGTTGGCTTCGTCCCTGTTATTGGAATTATAAACCTGCACACGATACCCGCGATACTGGCCTGAGCTGGATAATTTAGATGCACGTTTATTGATCTCAGCCTGCTTAAGTGCCAGCATTTCTATCCTGGAGTCTCTATTAATCATTATAGAACCCATAGTATCGGTGACACTAAATTCTGTTTGTGCATAGCTGGAGGTGGTAATTACCAGCAGTAAAAAAAACAATACGCGCATATTAATAATTTACTTCGTCAGAGGTTTGATTGGTTACTATAGATACACTTGCACTGCATCCTAAACGGGTAGCGCCTGCAGCTACCAGTACTTTGGCAAAATCATAATCACGGATGCCGCCTGATGCTTTTATCTGAACATGTTCCGGCAGGTTAAGACGCATCAGTTTCACAGCTTCTACAGTGGCTCCTTTTTCTGCATAACCGGTAGATGTTTTCAGGTAATCTATTCCTGCAGCACCATACAGTTCGCAGCATTTCAATAATTCATCTTCTGTTAGTACGCCACTTTCTACAATCACCTTCACTACTTTGCCTCTATCTTTAATCACCGGCATCAGGTGATTGATCTCGTTGGCTACATATTTCCAGTCGTTATTCTTTATAGCCATGAAGTTGATCACTACATCCAGTTCGTCGGCACCGTCCACTATGGCTAACAAAGTTTCAGCCAATTTAGCTTCTACAGCTGAATACCCAAAAGGAAAACCAATAACTGTAGCTACTTTAACAGAAGTGCCTACTAATGTTTCTTTAGCTTTTTTTACAAATGGTGGCGGTATACAAACTGCGGCAAAACCATATTGCTTTGCTTCACCACACAATTTTTCTACTTCAGCAATTGTGGTGGTTGGTTTAAGTACGGTATGGTCTATCAGGTGATTGATCTTCATTTGGCAATAGTTGTGTCTTGTATGTTTCTAAATCCGTCTTGTAAAGTAGTACCTCGTAATCTCACTCCCGGCCTGAATACATCTGTACTCGGTAAAGGTGCATTCAGGCTATGATGGTGACGATCATGAATGTACAGCTTTATAGAGTCACTCAAGGGTACAAAAGTAAATGAACCGAGGTCATTATTTTTATGATATTCCTCGCTCTTTAAGGGTTTCACAGCATATTGTGAAATGGTATAAGGAGCCAGCATACGCGCAGCTACATAGCTAAAATAAACACACATACCCAGTGCTGCCAGCGTATATATGCTTTCAGAAATTTTTCCTCCTGTTTTATGTGTATTATTCAAAAGAAGCAATAGCGGGAAGAATATCACAGGTATCATAAAGTGGTAGCCAAATCTTACATCAGGTGAACCGATGAGCCAAAACAGGATACCTAAATATGCCACAGCAAAAGAAGCTATCCATTTTTTGTAAGGGTACCGCTTAAATACGACAACAGCAACAACGGGTGTTGCAAATGTTGCATATGTAAGCAGCGCATTAATTTTATTGCTGTGCCACAACTTGCCCAGCCATGTTGGGAACCACTGCATAAAAGACAGCCTGTTCACATAAACCCAATCTTCGCTTACCATACGTGGTGCATGCGATACATGCAAACGTTCAGCTTCTGCTACCTGCAGCGGCACTTTCCAATCTACGTTTACAAGATCAATAGAGGGAAAAGGAAACAAGATGTAGCCAGATAAAATGATGTTTCGCGCTATCCATGGAAGAAAAATGCAAAGGCCAATGGCTGCAACGGGTATGTAATTTTTGATGATCTCTTTATGTGCCTTTCGATAGAAGATGAATGGCAGGAACACGAATAGCATCAGCGGGATGGTGCTGATCTTGATGATGACTGAAAAGAAGGCTAACAGCAACAACACTTTCCACTCGCCGCCTTGCCAGTTTTCTTTTGTTTCTAATAATGTAAAGAAGCAATAGAGTACTAACATACTAGCCAAAGCATCAGCAGATGGCGAGGCTATATTGATAGGGAATTGCCTGAACAGTATAAACAAAAGCGGTATAAACAGCAGCCTGCTCATTCCCCGATACTGGTAGCTTTTATGGAGCATCCAGCCAAAGAAAGCAAGCACCAGCACGGGGTTTATAGGGTAAATAGATTGACCTGTGATAGCAGTGAAAGAGAAAGGTGCACTCAATACCATGAAAGCCGAATTGAAGCCAAACTGTGGGAACAGGTTAGCCAGCCCCGGCACTACTTTAAATTTTTCATTCCATAAGATTGACAGGATGTGATAGCCGGAACTATCAGTATTGTAAGGCGGAACAATAGCAAAAATGAGTATCACCAAAGCCACAGCTATGGTAACAGCCATTCGTTCTTTATGAAAAAGTACTCCAGCAATTTTATTGGCTTTTGTTTTTAAATCCACTAAAAATGGTGTTGTAAAAACAATGATTAAGGCGGCAATAGCCAATGGCACCAAAAGCAGGTAACCAGAAGGAAAGAAGAAGGAGAGAAAGTTGAGGTATATTGTTATGGTTGCAGTTCCTGTTAGCAATATCTCGAACAGCGGCGTTGAATATGGCTGCAGTTGACGTAGTGCATTGTTTACTACATAGCCAATACTCATTGCAAGAAAAAAGAATATTGAACCGGCAATGAGCAGTAGCAGCATAGATTGTATTTGGAGCAAAATAAAACAAGGATAAAACTTTCGCTTTATCCTTGTTCATTTTATTTGCCGGCAGGTCCTTTACAGGTCCTTACCATGACATTGCTTGTACTTCTTACCACTTCCACAAGGGCAAGGGTCGTTACGGCCAATCTTTGGTCCGACAACTACAGGCTGTTGTTTTACTGCAGTAGAAGGATCAAAATAATCATTCTCATTAGCTGCGTAATCCTGTCCTGCTGCATCTATTTCTTCCTTGTTTACCTGCAGCTTGCTCATGTCAGTTTTCTGCTCACGAGCCTGTTGCACCACACGCTGTTGTGGTTGCTCCTGTTCTACAGGTATACCACAGTGGCAAAGGAATGATACGATGTCTTTATTCACCTGCTCATCCATTTTCTTGAACAAGCCAAATGCTTCCATTTTATATATAACCAAAGGATCTTTCTGCTCGTAAGATGCAGTTTGTACACTTTGCTTCAGGTCGTCCATAGCGCGCAGGTGTTCTTTCCATGCATCGTCAATTAAGCCTAA
Coding sequences within it:
- a CDS encoding M20 metallopeptidase family protein; its protein translation is MLSSTIKALAKQYHAEFVEVRNHLHAHPELSYVEFETSKFIQQKLSEWNIPFEIKATTGVVGIIEGKNPSSRIIALRADMDALPINEESEALYKSKHAGVMHACGHDVHTTCLLGAAKILKETKDDWEGTVKLIFQPGEEKNPGGASYMIKEGALEDPKPHGIFGLHVHPGLPLGKLSFRKGRVMASADEIYITIKSKGGHAAAPHLTSDTILIASHLIVSLQQIISRNNNPTSPSVLSICSIQGGHTTNVIPSEVKLMGTFRAMDEEWRYHAHELIKKQTVELVHAMGAEADIHIDVGYPFVDNDPALTEAGWQLANDYLGKENVEETELRMGAEDFGYYTHVVPGCFFRLGVRNEEKGIVHNVHTPKFDIDEGCIETGMGMMAYLGACAKV
- the deoC gene encoding deoxyribose-phosphate aldolase, which encodes MKINHLIDHTVLKPTTTIAEVEKLCGEAKQYGFAAVCIPPPFVKKAKETLVGTSVKVATVIGFPFGYSAVEAKLAETLLAIVDGADELDVVINFMAIKNNDWKYVANEINHLMPVIKDRGKVVKVIVESGVLTEDELLKCCELYGAAGIDYLKTSTGYAEKGATVEAVKLMRLNLPEHVQIKASGGIRDYDFAKVLVAAGATRLGCSASVSIVTNQTSDEVNY
- a CDS encoding SPOR domain-containing protein — encoded protein: MRVLFFLLLVITTSSYAQTEFSVTDTMGSIMINRDSRIEMLALKQAEINKRASKLSSSGQYRGYRVQVYNSNNRDEANSVKSDLLRRFPDQKSYLLYQSPNFRVRIGNFLTQKEAMDLRKILAALYPNRGIYIVQDLIEYTPVEDEDLL
- a CDS encoding LIC_10190 family membrane protein; the encoded protein is MLLLLIAGSIFFFLAMSIGYVVNNALRQLQPYSTPLFEILLTGTATITIYLNFLSFFFPSGYLLLVPLAIAALIIVFTTPFLVDLKTKANKIAGVLFHKERMAVTIAVALVILIFAIVPPYNTDSSGYHILSILWNEKFKVVPGLANLFPQFGFNSAFMVLSAPFSFTAITGQSIYPINPVLVLAFFGWMLHKSYQYRGMSRLLFIPLLFILFRQFPINIASPSADALASMLVLYCFFTLLETKENWQGGEWKVLLLLAFFSVIIKISTIPLMLFVFLPFIFYRKAHKEIIKNYIPVAAIGLCIFLPWIARNIILSGYILFPFPSIDLVNVDWKVPLQVAEAERLHVSHAPRMVSEDWVYVNRLSFMQWFPTWLGKLWHSNKINALLTYATFATPVVAVVVFKRYPYKKWIASFAVAYLGILFWLIGSPDVRFGYHFMIPVIFFPLLLLLNNTHKTGGKISESIYTLAALGMCVYFSYVAARMLAPYTISQYAVKPLKSEEYHKNNDLGSFTFVPLSDSIKLYIHDRHHHSLNAPLPSTDVFRPGVRLRGTTLQDGFRNIQDTTIAK